The nucleotide window TGTTACATTAGtatatcttatctttttcatcattttaaaaGCATATTCTCTTTCAAGTCGTATTCACATGGTGTTAAGTTGCGTATGGAAATTCGAACAATAGCAGTGGCCCCATTTCTTCACACAAGCAGTTTAACTTTATATATCATTTACGTTGAATTATCTATGTAGCCTTATGCTCGTAATTCGATCTATGTAGCCTTATGCTCGTAATTCGAACAATAGTAGTGACCCCATTTCTTCACACAAGCAGTTTAACTTTATGTATATCATTTACGTTGAATTATCTATGTAGTCTTATGCTCGTAATTCGATCTATGTAGCCTTATGCTCGTAATTCGAACAATAGTAGTGGCCCCATTTCTTCACACAAGCAGTTTAACTTTTCCCAAATCAGTAATTCAAACCTTATTTTGTAATCATCAAAGCTCAGGAgaacataaatatttaattttatatatatcatttacGTTGAATTATCTATGTAGTCTTATGctcgtaattttttaatttgcaaatGCTTTGGCCAGTTATTTTGTGGCATGAAGTTTTGTAATATGGAAGATGATATAACCAACAAAGTTTTATTTCAAGCAGGCAAAACCAGAGACACTGAAGAAGGTGTGTGACATAGTCAAGAAGCAATTGGCACTGTCAGAGGAATCAACTGTTATTGGCCAGCCTAAATTTTAAGCATAAGTACATCAGTaattcaatattaatatatagtgataaataataaaaataattagtaaaataaatatattgaaaaaatcattctgcacaaaaaaaaatcttctaaatatatttttttatgaaaagattAATTGCTACATTTGATTCCAagttttaagtatttattacatttcacgtacatgttttttttcctttatagaCAACTAATCTCATCTGAAATtagaatgattaaaataaataaatttagacTATTAAATAAGAGCTTCAAATTGAATTGGCAAATCTACGTTAAAGATACCTATCTAGTATAATAGGTAGCTTCCCTATGGCCACATTTTTCACATTTCTTGCTGACCTGTCAAAAAACAATAACATTTAAACATACAAAAATCTGCTAAAAAAACTACTAAGTATTGCAGGATGCATCACCTTAGAATATTCCATCACCGTATGTTCCTCAATTATTTCCATTCCAAGCTCTCTTCTGATATCCTGTCAAGCACAGGATAACATAAGGAACAATTACCAATACTcaacataaaatgaaatatgttcGTGGTTACGATGAAAAAGTCATAATACTTAAATCCAATTTGGTAGTGTGTGGATCCAAAATCACTGCCATAAGAAAGCTTTTCTATAATATCAAAGTAATGGTATGATGAACTTAAGAGTCTCTTTCCTCCACTGAGTCCAATAACTGCAGCAATAGCCATTATATCCCTTTCTAGCCACTATGTACTATCACCATCAATTTTGCCTATTATAACAATGATCCTAAACCGTATCCACTACTCCTTCCCATAAaccaaagaatataaaaaatattaattattgtaataatataaataatgaattattCAAGATTTCCTTTATAAAGAAGATTAATAATATACCTAATTTCTGTATTTacattcaatcatttttttttgttgttttggggATTTGACAAAATATATCGTAATATAGAAGGAAGCAAAGATGCAAGAGGgacacattatttttaattcaggtGCAGAGAGAAAAGTAAATGTAAGAAATTAGATATCATTCAAACAACCACTTGTCcgacataaatatatatatatatatatatatatatatatatatatatatatatatatatatatatattatctgcTATACTTTCCATCCCTTACACCCCTGATTATTCTATCCAAATATAAAcgtgtataatttttttgaaataatcaGACCAATTCAAATTAAGCTTTCATAATTTTCCttcattatcattatttatatcttatttaatcttaaaatattcctttctctttttttttttttatcttttcagttAACAAATGATAAGAAGGATAATTCTATTATCCATTAAATTGAAATACATGTCGACGTATATATCTCcaaattaaatgattaattgattgaaaccaattttttataattgtaattataattaaagtaattaatttttataaatcctattttataattaatgaatgtaaatcattttttttattttatcttctaatttaaaaaaaattcacaatcatatttatattcagtatcagtatttaattaaaaaaattagtatggaaaatatttttgtaaataatttaattgaaattaaaataattatattgaaataaaatatcaaattaactatttaatggtcaattgataaattaaattattgaatacataaattaaatattgaattattGAAATTGAACGGTCAATTATTAatgcataaaatataataatttgaaaaaaataattttaattattaattgatataagttcaatatatttcaaatactattattgctcaatttcaatcacacaatataaaattattacatttccTTAAATACTAACCTAatgaatgatgatgataataacaCATTACTAAATATTGATTTagattaattgaaaaatttaattattaatttatattactaaatattcaaattattaagATAATTCGTAATATTCTTGATTTTAACATTCAAATCAttccattttcaaaatattcaatttatattttaaaatattcaattgtTGTTATAAATACATAGAGTAAACAACCAATTTCTTCTTCACATGagaagtttgaatttgattgtttaatttttatcattccattttttaatttttaattttgacttcATAGCAAAGTTTAAGAGTGTCATTATTTAtgtaatctttaaaattttacgacttttcttttcattttttctctcatgTAATATGTTCACCATAGAGTTTAAGAGTGTAATTTGAaacttttgagatttttttttcattttactttccTCATCCTTTTTTCCTCATCCTTTTATTGTAtctataacttttaatttagtttgtattttaacattattttatattatttgccATTTCAATTATTAAGGTGAATTAAAGActtgaaaaaaagaaggaaatggTGGTGCACTATTCTCTTGAGATACAATGTTTTGATGAGTTTGTCTCAGCCTCCCAGGTGCACGCAACATGCGTTGATGATACTTTAGAACATTTCTAGGAAAAACCAACTTAGACATAGGAAAAACATCGTGTAACATCAACTCCTTAAATCATCTACAGATTTGACAACAAAATCATACAATTCCTTTCAACCCAGCCACATAATTTAATTCAACCTGGCCTGCATGGATGCGAAGTACAAAAATAGACCTGAGTAGCAATGGAATCAAGCTCATCAAAGAGGACACATGGAGCTGATTGTCTGGCCTTGTCAAAAATTTCTCGAACATTGGCTTCACTTTCACCAAACCACATAGTGAGCAATTCTGGGCCCCTCACACTGATGAAATTAGCTTGACATTCATTAGCAATTGCTTTGGCCAACAAAGTTTTTCCACATCCTGGAGGACCATAGAAGAGAACCCCTTTTAATGGTGACATACCAAACTTCTCAAATTTTTCTAGGTGCTCCACAGGATATTGAACAGTCTACATACATAAATGCAAAATCATTTCAGATTAAATTGATATAAAACTAAGTAAAAATGTTTAACCAAGAATAGCAGACCTCTTGCAGCTCACGCTTGACATTTTCAAGGCCTCCAATATCCTCCCACAGCTGACATTAGGCACCTCAACAACCTATCAACAAAGATTGCTAATTAGGGGAAATAACAACAAAGACAGAAAGCCTCACCagctaaataataatttaaatttaaaagaattaaaaagaataaaaaaaaactactaacaGTTTCTCGTAAAGCAAATGGATTGCTTGTTCCCAGAGCAGTATGGAAATGCTCATTTGAAACTGCCATAGAATTCAGTACTTCAGCATCAATACTCTCATCTTCCAAATCAATGACATCCATCTTCTCCCTGATGCATTGAAGAGCAGCTTCAGTGCAAAGGGCAGTAAGGTCAGCATCAACATATCCATGAGTATCTTTTGCAATTCTCTCTAGATCAACCTACAGTAGGAGAACCAGTACAGTAAGTTAGACATACcaaaaattgataaagaaaaaatcacaaaaatccaCCAACAGAAATGGAAGTTAAGAATGCTGAATTTACAGCATCTGAAAGCTTCATGTTTTTGGTATGTACGCGAAGGACTTCAAGTCTTCCAACTTCATCAGGAACACCAATATCAATTTCACTATCAAATCTACCAGACCTTTTCAATGCAGGGTCAATGCTATTTGGTCGATTTGTAGGCAGTGGCAATGAAATTAACCTCAACTATATATCAAAGGATATCCACCTCATATGCCGCTTGGGGCTATAATCTACACATAAAGGAACAACTAAAAATCTATTGAGGAACAGGTAGAGAAACTAAAGCCACCAATAAGTGTAAAATGCTCAGATCAAAGATAGCCCACcaataaaaatgagatttttattatatatgtatgcaaAATTATGAAAGGAAAGGTATGTTTGTTTGATAATCCTAGCTGTCAAGGAATTACTTTTTATAaccattagattaaaaaaataagaggtgATATAAGGAGTAACAAATTTGTctagatataaaaatataaaatcagtgAAATAAAAAGTAACAAATTTGTTTAGATGCCTGCaagaatattaataaatttatagatTCCTGTAATATAAATATGTctagatataaaaatataaaataagtgaaATATTATTAAACTATATACTGATTTGGGAGAATAAGTTTTCCAGCATTTCCTCTTAGCCCTCCAAGCTATTCCTCATAGGACTGAAGCAAAATACATAGGgacaaataattaaagaaacatGTAATGAAAGTGTTAATGTTACTACAAAAGAATGCATGGGAAAAGATGGGAATGAAGtgccaaatttttttaacaatgaaATGGGAACCATTCTTCAAAACTTTCAGTCTAAGACTCAAAATATGTTCCCAACGGGGGCTTAAGATCTTCCTTTCCAAGCATTTTGAAGCAACATGTGCAATGAAAGTGAGCCAAAAGTTTACAACTACCAAACCAAAGTCAAAACAGAATCATCTGAAGATGATTGAATGAAGGTAGTAGTTGAACAAAGGTCATATTGATTTTTCCAAATGATCAAATCCAACAAATACAGTATATAAGTTGCATCTGAAGTATTGAAGTAGATGATGCGAGACTCtccaacataataaaaaatttcagttGTGGaagatattttagaaaaatagttACAGATATACTATGTTCCCTTAACAAAAATTTCAATGTAATGATATCATCTCACCACAAATTAGATATTGTCCCAAGAAATTAGTTATCCACCATTATTAAGTCCTAACATGTGCAAGTgctgataataataaaagtagtATTACTATTATCACAAACCTACAAACTGCAGGAAATTCTTCAGCTTCGGGTGGATGAGGTGCCAAGGAAAATGCAAGTGTATCCCTCCAATCAGCAGAAGGGTCTTCAAAAAGAGTATAATAGGAAAGATAAGCAACTTTTCGGCTTACTTTGCGAGTGTAGTACTCTTTCCTCGCCTTtgcatcttggtggtgaaaccTGCAAGTTCCTTTGATCATCTCATCCAAAACATGAGTTGGAATTCCATGATTTATAACCTGAAAGAAGCCCCACTTCTCACATGCATATCTAACTTTTCCCACAACATGATCTCTCAAAATAGGATCATCATGGATGCCTGTGAGGTCAATTATGGGGATGCTGATCTTTGAATTTGATGCACTGGTTACGCCATCATTGAGATTAGAGTTTTCACAATAGAACATAAGTGGAACTTTTGTTACACCATTTTCTACCAGTCCTTGGACACCAGTCTTTGAATCATCAAATGCCTTGATTTCACTTTTCCTGTCATAACTTGAAACCGTTCCTGCCTCCAACTTATCCGTGCTTGTGGCTGCCATATTTAGAGGCTTTCTATgcaccaaatcattgtaatggAAGTAAGTATGAAGTGTTCAAAACACAAGCATTGAAGAGTGAGTATATCAAACAGAGAATGAAGAATTTTTTCCCTGGAGTTTTCCTAGACAGTGAATAGATTGGAGGCATGCTTGTTTATTTCTCAGGATGCCCTGCATATAATTATAGGGAAACTAAATCATTGAAACTACTATTCAATAAAGTGACTTGATaaggatcatttttttttatttagttgaaGCATATCTCACTTTttcctaaaaagaaaaattctataGCTCACACATAAAGCTAAAACATGGTTCCTTACCTGTCACTGgtgtattttaaaaactgaGGAACATAGAACTACAAATAACTATGTCATACCCCATTTTTGACCcgtcttatttcttttttctcgtCTTTTAAGCCGGAAATTTCCATCATTTCAGATGAAATTTCGGCAGGgaggtattttaaaatacctcatttttgttttgaagacgcccctttttttatttatttatttacctttttttattattattattattattattcttagttattattttcttctttttttttttttttcttttattaagtgtttttattatttccgttttttattaatatctttattaGTATCTTCTtttcgttttttattttatttttattttattttattttattttatttttgctgttttatattttgttttttttcctttccttttttttcctttttcttcttttcggtCTTTTTGGTCCAGGCCCAGAGGGGCTCTTCGTTTTTACCCTAATTATGTCCTTTAAATACTGCATTAATTACTGTGCATGTCAGAGAGAGAGGTGAATACAAACAGTCAGAGTGCCGGAACAGCTCAAGCCACCGCAAACCACCAACACAGCCTCCCTCAAGCCACCGCAAACCACCAACACAGCCTCCCTCAAGCCACCGAAAACCACCAACACAGCCTCCCTCAGGCCACCACCCACCACCGTTTTCACAAATCCGTacaaatcaaccacaaaaaaaaaaccaacagaAACGAAATCCGAAACACATTCAACACCACAGATTCGTATTCCATAACCACAAATCACACGATTCGTACCCCAATCATCACACAGACCACGGAAGCCGAACCGGCATAAACCAAGATAATACGAACCCAGAACCATACACTACGCGGTCCTAACTCACCGGTTACCAGCCCAAAACCGTTTCAACCCAACCAAACACGAAAGAAAAGGGTAGGATTCTACCCGCTTTAAGTTTAGATCTAGGCTTGCTGTGTCGCGTTTTTTGAAAACGAACCTCAGATTCATAACGAGTGAGTGAAGAGGGTTCGAGAggtaaaaaaaaggggggacttGAGCTACTCCGGCACGGTGGCGCCGCCAGCGGCCGCCGCGCCGGAGGGTGTTCTTGGCCGCTGAGAACCTCGGAGAggaggagagagaagagagaaaaagagaagagagaaaaagagaagagagagaaaaagcttttgaaaaatgaaaaaaccgGCCCCCTAGCCCTTATATAGAGGCTGGACCGGTTTGGTTTTTTTCCTTGAACCGAACCGGTCCGGTTCTCCCCTCTGGCCCGTTGGACTCGTCTCTGGCCcagtttcttttttctctttttcttcttttctgatTCCTACTCTCACCCCCCCCTTTTCCTTACTGcaccccttttctttttttttttttttttttttacgcaccatatttattttatgtcttgcattttttattttatgcatcatatttaattttatgcctcgcatttttattttctttattcattttCCAGCACCATATCTATTTTAcgtcttgcattttattttccagtatcatatttattttttgtcttgcacttttattttctttattttatgtaccctatttatttttgccttgcatttttatttttatgtctcgCATTCTTTTTtagcatcatatttattttctgtattgcatttttattttcgttttattttattttcagcatCATACTTATTTTgtgtcttgcattttttttattttattttgtttattttttattttatgcatcatatttactttatgtcttgcattttttatttatttttagcatcatgtttatttcatgtcttgcatttttattttcatttttttattattttttatttatttccagcattatatttatttttatgtcttgcactttattttctttatttattttatgcaccatatgtatttattgttttgtatttcatgcattttattatttcttctagcatatttattttaatgcatttgcaatttttatttattattgccaaTTAGAATGTATCTAGGtccaatgtaaataaaaataaaaaaaaaaatgagaatctgCACCGAcactcacatttatttttatgttttccgccgaggacgatcatgtgatttgaacCATATCCGAGGAAAAGGACCCTCACTTGATCCAACGTCATTTTAAGGGATCCGGCGCGTTTAGACTTATCTCcgtataactaaaaaaaaaaaaaaaaaaaaaaaaaaaagaaagtcaaaaaccaaaaactttccataatcaaaatttcaaaaaaagggGTCAATCTTTAtcctttctttcttaatcaaatctttaatcaatctttaatcaatcaaactttttttcaatttaaaatcaatcgaactcacttcttttatttcttctatgCCTTTTCGGCCTCTTACCTTGCCtaaactcttctttttttttttttttttttttttttcgaactttaaaatcaatcaaaaccaACCACTCGACTTTCTACCCCGAACTACATGATTTTGATCCCATTCGGGTATGTAGGCAAAAGACTTTGTCTttccaaatcaataaaaaataaacaaaaactttttccttctcctttcttTTGAACCCATCTCTTTAATCTTTCCACACTTGAGCATTTATttccaaataaataatcaatttagcataaagataaaataagcaaGAGGTTCCTATAGAGTACTATAGACGTTTAGGGTGCTAGTACCTTCCCTTTGCGTAACCAACCCCCGGACCTTTTGATCTcttaaaaaatagggttttttcgagctttctcccttttcttcggaaaaataaaagatcggtGGTGATCTTAGAAAATGCGAGTCAATGCTAATCAATAGCTTGATATCCAAAAATCACCGCGACAGAAaaatggcgactccactggggatcacATTCCTAAGTGGGTTAAACCTATCttgtttttcttcatctttatgctttattattatttgaaactGTAAATACGTGCTTAAGTGTTTATCTCTTACGTGAGTGGTGAGATAAGTCCTACACCCGGACTTGAGGGAAACATAAGATAGGATGGTGGTATAATCATAGTGTCTTTCCGAGAGTGAGTTTCGGATGTGGCACATGTGATAACCCCGCTTAA belongs to Glycine soja cultivar W05 chromosome 5, ASM419377v2, whole genome shotgun sequence and includes:
- the LOC114412394 gene encoding cell division cycle protein 48 homolog isoform X6 — translated: MKLSDAVDLERIAKDTHGYVDADLTALCTEAALQCIREKMDVIDLEDESIDAEVLNSMAVSNEHFHTALGTSNPFALRETVVEVPNVSCGRILEALKMSSVSCKRMWKNFVGQSNC
- the LOC114412394 gene encoding 1-aminocyclopropane-1-carboxylate oxidase homolog isoform X1, with the protein product MQLTQIYFFLFIFSSCYCCCCARFNCFRFVLSPLLCWIQLSHLDSIVSTPFRKPLNMAATSTDKLEAGTVSSYDRKSEIKAFDDSKTGVQGLVENGVTKVPLMFYCENSNLNDGVTSASNSKISIPIIDLTGIHDDPILRDHVVGKVRYACEKWGFFQVINHGIPTHVLDEMIKGTCRFHHQDAKARKEYYTRKVSRKVAYLSYYTLFEDPSADWRDTLAFSLAPHPPEAEEFPAVCREKMDVIDLEDESIDAEVLNSMAVSNEHFHTALGTSNPFALRETVVEVPNVSCGRILEALKMSSVSCKRMWKNFVGQSNC
- the LOC114412394 gene encoding 1-aminocyclopropane-1-carboxylate oxidase homolog isoform X3 gives rise to the protein MAATSTDKLEAGTVSSYDRKSEIKAFDDSKTGVQGLVENGVTKVPLMFYCENSNLNDGVTSASNSKISIPIIDLTGIHDDPILRDHVVGKVRYACEKWGFFQVINHGIPTHVLDEMIKGTCRFHHQDAKARKEYYTRKVSRKVAYLSYYTLFEDPSADWRDTLAFSLAPHPPEAEEFPAVCREKMDVIDLEDESIDAEVLNSMAVSNEHFHTALGTSNPFALRETVVEVPNVSCGRILEALKMSSVSCKRMWKNFVGQSNC
- the LOC114412394 gene encoding 1-aminocyclopropane-1-carboxylate oxidase homolog isoform X2 gives rise to the protein MQLTQIYFFLFIFSSCYCCCCARFNCFRFVLSPLLCWIQLSHLDSIVSTPFRKPLNMAATSTDKLEAGTVSSYDRKSEIKAFDDSKTGVQGLVENGVTKVPLMFYCENSNLNDGVTSASNSKISIPIIDLTGIHDDPILRDHVVGKVRYACEKWGFFQVINHGIPTHVLDEMIKGTCRFHHQDAKARKEYYTRKVSRKVAYLSYYTLFEDPSADWRDTLAFSLAPHPPEAEEFPAVCREKMDVIDLEDESIDAEVLNSMAVSNEHFHTALGTSNPFALRETVVEVPNVSCGRILEALKMSSVSCKRLFNILWST
- the LOC114412394 gene encoding 1-aminocyclopropane-1-carboxylate oxidase homolog isoform X5, coding for MQLTQIYFFLFIFSSCYCCCCARFNCFRFVLSPLLCWIQLSHLDSIVSTPFRKPLNMAATSTDKLEAGTVSSYDRKSEIKAFDDSKTGVQGLVENGVTKVPLMFYCENSNLNDGVTSASNSKISIPIIDLTGIHDDPILRDHVVGKVRYACEKWGFFQVINHGIPTHVLDEMIKGTCRFHHQDAKARKEYYTRKVSRKVAYLSYYTLFEDPSADWRDTLAFSLAPHPPEAEEFPAVCRLI
- the LOC114412394 gene encoding 1-aminocyclopropane-1-carboxylate oxidase homolog isoform X4, which produces MQLTQIYFFLFIFSSCYCCCCARFNCFRFVLSPLLCWIQLSHLDSIVSTPFRKPLNMAATSTDKLEAGTVSSYDRKSEIKAFDDSKTGVQGLVENGVTKVPLMFYCENSNLNDGVTSASNSKISIPIIDLTGIHDDPILRDHVVGKVRYACEKWGFFQVINHGIPTHVLDEMIKGTCRFHHQDAKARKEYYTRKVSRKVAYLSYYTLFEDPSADWRDTLAFSLAPHPPEAEEFPAVCRFVIIVILLLLLSALAHVRT